From the Streptococcus oralis ATCC 35037 genome, one window contains:
- a CDS encoding CapA family protein, with amino-acid sequence MEKRQDRRSQGSLYGVWRTSVDFFRNYKSWTNAQFIIVLLLAVALSMGGNLLVRAVQGSKGTSPSNQTLDSASTSSQSKENQSGETTARIMANGDLLYHIPIYRTALKEDGTYDFHENFEYVKPWLKQADLVIGDFEGTVNKDHYLAGYPLFNAPGEVMDAIKDAGYQVLDLAHNHILDSQIEGVVSTAQAIEKAGMTPIGVYTHESRDQAPIVIKEVNGIKVALLAYSYGFNGIEQYISQEDYNRYLSDLNEDKMKAEIERAEKEADITVIMPQMGIEYQLEPTEEQKTLYHKMIDWGADIIFGGHPHVVEPAETVEKDGDKKLIIYSMGNFLSNQRIETMQDEENAKWTERGVLMDVTIKKKDGKTRIETAKAHPTWVNRTPKGTYSPEGYPLFLYQTYILEDFIEGGSHRDKLDEATKERIDTAYKEMNEHVGLKW; translated from the coding sequence ATGGAAAAGCGACAAGATAGACGGTCTCAGGGCTCTCTTTATGGAGTGTGGAGAACTAGTGTGGATTTCTTTCGGAATTATAAATCCTGGACCAATGCCCAGTTTATTATTGTGTTATTGCTTGCAGTTGCCTTATCCATGGGGGGGAACTTATTAGTTCGAGCAGTACAAGGTAGTAAGGGAACGAGTCCTAGTAATCAAACTCTTGATTCTGCAAGTACTTCCAGTCAATCCAAGGAAAATCAGTCTGGTGAAACGACGGCACGTATCATGGCAAATGGTGACCTTCTCTACCATATCCCCATCTACCGAACAGCTCTTAAAGAAGATGGAACCTATGATTTCCATGAAAATTTTGAGTATGTAAAACCTTGGCTCAAGCAAGCGGATTTAGTAATTGGTGACTTTGAAGGAACGGTGAACAAGGACCACTATTTGGCAGGTTATCCTCTCTTTAATGCACCAGGGGAAGTCATGGATGCAATCAAGGATGCAGGCTACCAAGTTCTAGACTTGGCTCATAATCACATTTTGGATTCTCAAATTGAGGGAGTGGTTTCAACAGCTCAAGCTATTGAAAAGGCAGGAATGACACCCATCGGAGTCTACACACATGAATCCCGTGACCAAGCCCCTATAGTCATCAAGGAAGTCAATGGTATCAAGGTAGCTCTCCTGGCCTATTCCTACGGTTTTAATGGCATTGAGCAGTATATCTCTCAAGAGGACTATAATCGCTATCTTTCTGATTTGAATGAAGATAAGATGAAGGCAGAAATCGAGCGTGCTGAGAAGGAGGCGGATATTACTGTCATCATGCCTCAGATGGGAATTGAGTACCAGCTAGAACCAACGGAAGAACAGAAAACACTGTACCACAAGATGATTGACTGGGGAGCTGATATTATCTTTGGAGGGCATCCTCACGTCGTTGAACCTGCTGAAACAGTTGAAAAAGATGGTGACAAAAAACTGATCATCTACTCCATGGGAAATTTCCTCTCAAACCAGCGCATTGAAACCATGCAAGATGAGGAAAATGCCAAGTGGACGGAGCGCGGTGTTCTCATGGATGTGACCATTAAGAAAAAAGATGGCAAGACTAGGATTGAAACGGCCAAAGCGCATCCTACTTGGGTCAATCGAACACCCAAAGGGACTTACTCTCCAGAAGGTTATCCGCTCTTCCTCTATCAGACCTATATCCTAGAGGACTTCATCGAGGGAGGCAGTCACCGTGACAAGTTGGACGAGGCGACCAAGGAACGAATTGACACGGCCTATAAAGAAATGAATGAACATGTAGGGTTGAAGTGGTAG
- a CDS encoding Cof-type HAD-IIB family hydrolase → MTIKLIATDMDGTLLDPRGQLDLPRLERILDQLDQRNIRFVIATGNEVHRMRQLLEHLASRVILVVANGARIFEYDTLLQAQTWDDAMVDKALLHFKGRECRDQFVVTGMKGGFVKKGTVFTDLEKFMTPEMIEKFYQRMNFVEDLQADLFGGVLKMSMVVGEERSSSVLQEINDLFDGRVRAVSSGYGCIDILQAGVHKAWGLEELLKRWNLTSEQIMAFGDSENDVEMLEMAGIAYAMENADEEAKAVATALAPANSQGGVYQILEKWLEKEG, encoded by the coding sequence ATGACGATTAAATTAATTGCAACAGACATGGATGGAACCTTGCTAGACCCGAGGGGGCAGCTAGATCTGCCCCGCTTGGAAAGGATTTTAGATCAGCTGGATCAAAGGAATATCCGTTTTGTCATTGCGACCGGGAATGAAGTTCACCGTATGAGGCAATTACTAGAACACTTGGCGAGTAGAGTGATCTTGGTTGTTGCTAACGGTGCTCGGATATTTGAGTATGATACATTACTTCAGGCCCAGACTTGGGATGATGCTATGGTTGACAAGGCTCTCCTTCATTTTAAAGGGAGAGAGTGCCGAGATCAGTTTGTCGTAACAGGTATGAAGGGTGGTTTTGTCAAGAAAGGGACTGTTTTTACAGACCTAGAAAAATTTATGACACCAGAGATGATTGAAAAGTTCTATCAACGAATGAATTTTGTGGAAGACTTGCAAGCTGACCTCTTCGGTGGAGTGTTAAAGATGAGCATGGTTGTTGGTGAAGAACGTTCTAGTTCAGTTTTGCAGGAAATTAATGATTTATTTGATGGTCGTGTAAGAGCTGTTTCTAGCGGTTATGGCTGTATTGATATCCTGCAGGCTGGGGTTCACAAGGCTTGGGGATTGGAAGAATTACTCAAGCGCTGGAATTTGACATCGGAACAGATCATGGCTTTTGGTGATAGCGAAAATGATGTTGAGATGTTGGAGATGGCTGGAATTGCCTATGCTATGGAAAATGCTGATGAAGAGGCCAAGGCAGTTGCAACAGCCCTAGCTCCAGCTAACAGCCAAGGGGGCGTTTATCAGATTCTAGAAAAGTGGTTAGAGAAAGAGGGATAG
- a CDS encoding SGNH/GDSL hydrolase family protein: MAVQLLENWLLKEQAKIQTKYRELNQVSVLEPDIIFIGDSIVEYYPLQELFGVAKTIVNRGIRGYQTRLLLENLDAHLYGDAVDQIVLLIGTNDIGKDIPMNEALDNLEGVIQSLNRDYPLSQIKLVSILPVNEGEEYKQTVYIRTNEKIREWNQAYEALASAYMQVDFLPIYDSLTDSEGQLQSAYTTDGLHLSVAGYQALSEVLKGCLF; this comes from the coding sequence GTGGCAGTACAGTTATTAGAGAATTGGCTCTTAAAGGAGCAGGCAAAGATTCAAACCAAGTATCGTGAATTGAATCAAGTATCTGTTCTAGAGCCAGATATCATCTTTATTGGTGATTCGATAGTGGAATATTACCCTCTTCAAGAGTTGTTTGGGGTTGCCAAGACGATTGTTAATCGTGGTATCCGAGGCTACCAGACGAGATTGTTATTAGAGAATTTGGATGCCCATCTTTATGGTGATGCTGTCGATCAAATTGTTCTCCTAATTGGGACAAACGATATCGGAAAAGATATTCCCATGAATGAAGCTTTGGATAATCTTGAAGGTGTGATTCAATCGCTCAACCGAGATTATCCGCTGTCACAAATAAAGCTTGTTTCTATTCTGCCAGTCAATGAAGGAGAAGAATACAAGCAGACAGTATATATTCGTACCAATGAAAAGATCAGAGAATGGAATCAAGCCTATGAGGCTCTGGCCTCCGCCTATATGCAAGTAGATTTTCTACCAATTTATGATAGTTTGACAGATTCAGAAGGACAACTTCAATCAGCCTATACAACGGATGGTCTCCATCTGAGTGTAGCTGGTTATCAAGCCTTATCAGAAGTCTTAAAAGGGTGTCTTTTCTAA
- a CDS encoding DeoR/GlpR family DNA-binding transcription regulator, with amino-acid sequence MLKTERKQLILEELNQHHVVSLEKLVSLLETSESTVRRDLDELEAENKLRRVHGGAELPHSLQEEETIQEKSVKNLQEKKILAQKAASLIKEQDVIFIDAGTTTAFLIKELVNKNITVVTNSIHHAVQLVEKQIPTVMVGGSVKMATDACIGGVALNQINQLHFDRAFIGMNGVDDGYYTTPDMEEGAVKRAILENAKQTYVLVDSSKIGQTCFAKVAPLKRAIVITSQGHELLQAIKKKTEVIEV; translated from the coding sequence GTGTTAAAAACTGAGCGAAAGCAACTGATTTTAGAGGAGTTAAATCAACATCATGTAGTTTCCCTAGAAAAATTGGTTAGTCTATTAGAAACATCAGAATCGACAGTACGAAGAGATTTGGACGAATTGGAGGCGGAAAACAAGCTTCGCCGTGTGCATGGTGGAGCAGAATTGCCCCACTCCTTGCAGGAAGAAGAAACCATCCAAGAAAAATCTGTCAAAAACCTTCAAGAGAAGAAGATACTGGCTCAGAAAGCTGCCTCTCTTATCAAGGAACAAGATGTTATCTTTATCGATGCTGGAACGACAACTGCTTTTTTAATCAAGGAATTGGTTAATAAGAATATCACAGTTGTGACCAACTCCATCCATCATGCGGTTCAGTTGGTTGAAAAACAGATTCCAACTGTCATGGTTGGAGGGAGTGTCAAGATGGCAACAGATGCATGTATCGGGGGTGTTGCTCTTAACCAAATTAATCAATTGCACTTTGACCGTGCCTTTATCGGGATGAATGGTGTGGACGATGGTTATTATACGACTCCTGATATGGAGGAGGGAGCCGTTAAACGTGCTATTTTGGAGAATGCCAAACAAACCTATGTTTTGGTTGATTCGTCAAAGATTGGTCAAACTTGCTTTGCCAAGGTAGCACCGCTTAAACGCGCTATTGTCATCACAAGTCAAGGGCATGAGCTCTTGCAGGCTATTAAGAAGAAAACGGAGGTAATAGAAGTATGA